A window of the Mauremys reevesii isolate NIE-2019 unplaced genomic scaffold, ASM1616193v1 Contig12, whole genome shotgun sequence genome harbors these coding sequences:
- the LOC120392845 gene encoding zinc finger protein RFP-like: protein MAAENPMESLQEEATCPVCLEYFTEPVTLECGHNFCRACISQCWEGSDTGASCPQCRETVQQRNLRPNRQLANVLEIAKRLSLQAAKGTGGDGVCGEHQEALKLFCEEDQTPICVICRESWAHRVHTVVPIQEAAQEYKERIQAHLKTLREESEKLLGFKVTGGKRSQEYLKQTETERQKILSEFQQLRKFLEEQERLLLAQLEKLDEEIVKIQNENITKLSEEISCLSELISDMEGKCQKPACEFLQDVRSTLSRCEKGKFQQPKEISPELEERVSNFSQKTFVVSETLRKFKDTLKTQIEESLEAHRQVNVTLDPDTAHPNLVLSEDRKSVRWGDMRQRLPNNPERFDTWPCVLGCEGFTSGRHCWEVEVGDGGCWAMGVARESVRRKGEISCTPEGGIWAVQWEDQFRALTSPVTPLPLSRVPSRIRVCLDCDRGQVTFIDAGDEAPIFTFPPGSVPRGRIRPWFWVAWGSQLRLCP from the exons atggctgcagagaaccccatggaaagtctccaggaggaagcgacatgtcccgtctgtctggagtatttcacTGAACCTGTCACTCTGGaatgtgggcacaatttctgccgagcctgcatcagccagtgctgggagggatccgaTACAGGCGCCTCCTgtcctcagtgcagagaaactgtgcaacagagaaacctcaggcccaacaggcagctAGCAAATGTCCTAGAAATTGCCAAGCGActgagtttacaggcagcaaagggaacaggaggggatggggtgtgtggggaacaccaagaggctctgaaactgttctgtgaagaggatcaaaccccCATCTGTGTGATCTGCAGAGAGTCCTGGGCTCACCGGGTTCACACAGTGGTTCCCATACAGGAGGCTGCCCAGGAATACAAG GAAAGAATCCAGGCCCATTTGAagactctgagggaagagagtgaaaagctgctgggatttaaagtgactggagggaagagaagccaggAGTATCTG AAACAGACAGaaaccgagaggcagaagattctgtctgaatttcagcaactccggaagttcctggaggaacaagagcgactcctgctggcccagctagAGAAGCTGGACGAGGAGATTGTGAAGATACAGAATGAAAATATCACCAAACTCTCTGAGGAGATTTCCTGTCTCAGTGAGCTGATCAGTGACAtggaggggaagtgtcagaagccagcatgtgaattcctgcag GATGTCAGAAGCACCTTAAGCAG ATGTgagaaggggaagttccagcagccaaaggagatttctcctgaactggaagaGCGAGTCAGCAATTTCTCCCAGAAAACTTTTGTGGTATCTGAGACTTTGAGGAAGTTCAAAG ACACTCTGAAGACACAAATTGAGGAATCCCTAGAAGCCCACAGACAGG tgaatgtgactctggatccagacacggctcatcccaacctcgtcctgtctgaggatcggaaaagtgtgagatggggagacaTGCGGCAGCGactgcccaacaaccctgagagatttgacacttggccctgtgtgctgggctgtgagggattcacctcagggagacattgctgggaggtggaggtgggggatgggggatgctgggctatgggggtggccagagaatctgtgaggaggaagggagagatcaGCTGTAcccctgagggggggatctgggctgtgcagTGGGAGGATCAGTTCCGGGCTCTCACATCccctgtgacccccctgcccctgagccgggtccccagcaggatccgggtttgtctggactgtgaccgggggcaggtgacatttatcgatgctggtgacgaggccccgatcttcactttcccgccgggctccgtccctcgggggagaatccgaccctggttcTGGGTGGCGTGGGGATCCCagctcagactgtgtccctga